A region of Pseudomonas sp. Marseille-Q3773 DNA encodes the following proteins:
- a CDS encoding HU family DNA-binding protein encodes MNKSELVADVAQRADLSKAMAQKVVDAFIDAVKASLVAREDVTLVGFGTFKTVERTARVGRNPQTGKELKIAAAINAKFSAGKNLKDAVKLSGQADQSAKSRK; translated from the coding sequence TTGAACAAATCGGAACTGGTAGCTGACGTGGCGCAACGCGCTGACTTGAGCAAGGCGATGGCGCAAAAGGTGGTCGACGCCTTTATCGACGCAGTCAAGGCATCGCTGGTAGCGCGCGAGGATGTGACTCTGGTGGGTTTTGGCACCTTTAAAACTGTAGAAAGGACAGCGCGGGTCGGGAGAAACCCGCAAACTGGCAAAGAGCTGAAGATTGCTGCGGCAATCAACGCCAAGTTCAGCGCCGGCAAAAATTTGAAGGACGCCGTCAAACTCAGCGGGCAAGCCGACCAGAGTGCCAAATCGCGCAAGTGA
- a CDS encoding efflux RND transporter permease subunit, which translates to MPQFFIDRPVFAWVVALFILLAGALAIPQLPVAQYPNVAPPQVEIYAVYPGASAATMDESVVSLIEQELNGADNLLYFESQSSLGSATITATFAPGTNPDLAQVDVQNRLKVVESRLPRPVTQQGLQVEKVSTGFLLLATLTSEDGKLDETALSDILARNVMDEIRRLKGVGKAQLYGSERAMRIWIDPRKLIGFNLTPNDVAAAVAAQNIQVAPGSIGDLPGRSTQEITANVVVKGQLSTPEEFADIVLRANPDGSSVTIGDVARVEIGAQEYQYGTRLNGKPATAFSVQLAPGANAMETATLVRAKMQELARYFPEGVKWDIPYDTSPFVKVSIQQVISTLFEAMLLVFAVMFLFLQNLRYTLIPTLVVPVALMGTFAVMLAMGFSVNVLTLFGMVLAIGILVDDAIVVVENVERIMAEEGLPPKAATRKAMGQISGAIVGITLVLVAVFLPMAFMPGSVGVIYQQFSLSMAVSILFSAFLALSLTPALCATLLKPVAKGEQHERKGFFGWFNRRFERMSNGYQRWVMQALKRSGRYLLVYAVLLAVLGYGFSQLPTAFLPTEDQGYTITDIQLPPGASRMRTEQVAAQIEAHNAEEPGVGNTTLILGFSFSGSGQNAALAFTTLKDWSERGADDSAQSIADRATLAFTQLKDAVAFSVLPPPIDGLGESTGFEFRLQDRGGMGHAALMAARDELLANAGKSKVLANVREASLAESPQIQLEIDRRQANALGVSFADIGTVLDVAVGSSYVNDFPNQGRMQRVVVQAEGDQRSQVEDLLKIHVRNDSGKMVPLGAFVQARWVSGPVQLTRYNGYPAVSVSGEPAAGYSSGEAMAEIERLVAQLPAGSGLEWTGLSLQERLSGSQAPLLMALSLLVVFLCLAALYESWSIPTAVLLVVPLGVLGAVLAVTLRGMPNDVFFKVGLITLIGLSAKNAILIIEFAKSLVDQGVDAVDAAVQAARLRLRPIVMTSLAFILGVVPLAIASGASSASQQAIGTGVIGGMLSATLAVVFVPVFFVVVMRLAGNGKAVTASEALPSGH; encoded by the coding sequence ATGCCGCAATTCTTCATCGACCGCCCGGTATTCGCCTGGGTGGTCGCACTTTTCATCCTGCTGGCCGGTGCGCTGGCCATCCCGCAGCTGCCGGTGGCCCAGTACCCCAATGTGGCTCCGCCGCAGGTGGAGATTTACGCCGTGTACCCGGGCGCCTCGGCAGCGACCATGGACGAAAGCGTGGTCAGCCTGATCGAGCAGGAGCTCAACGGCGCCGACAACCTGCTGTACTTCGAGTCGCAGAGCAGCCTGGGCAGCGCTACCATCACCGCAACGTTCGCCCCGGGCACTAACCCGGACCTGGCCCAGGTCGACGTGCAGAACCGCTTGAAGGTTGTCGAGTCGCGCCTGCCACGCCCGGTCACCCAGCAAGGGCTGCAGGTGGAGAAGGTATCCACCGGCTTCCTGCTGCTGGCCACGCTCACCTCCGAGGACGGCAAGCTCGACGAAACCGCCCTGTCGGATATTCTCGCGCGCAACGTGATGGATGAGATCCGCCGCCTCAAGGGCGTCGGCAAGGCCCAGCTGTATGGCTCGGAGCGCGCCATGCGCATCTGGATCGACCCGCGCAAGCTGATCGGTTTCAACCTCACGCCCAACGACGTGGCCGCAGCCGTCGCGGCGCAGAACATCCAGGTTGCGCCTGGCAGCATCGGCGACCTGCCCGGCCGCAGCACCCAGGAAATCACCGCCAACGTGGTGGTCAAGGGCCAGTTGAGCACCCCCGAGGAATTCGCTGACATTGTCCTGCGCGCCAACCCGGACGGTTCCAGCGTTACCATCGGTGATGTCGCCCGGGTCGAGATCGGCGCCCAGGAATACCAGTACGGCACCCGCCTGAACGGCAAGCCGGCCACCGCCTTCAGCGTGCAGCTGGCACCGGGTGCCAACGCCATGGAAACCGCCACGCTGGTGCGGGCGAAGATGCAGGAACTGGCGCGCTACTTCCCTGAAGGCGTCAAGTGGGACATCCCCTACGACACCTCGCCGTTCGTCAAGGTGTCGATCCAGCAGGTGATCAGCACCCTTTTCGAGGCCATGCTGCTGGTGTTCGCAGTGATGTTCCTGTTCCTGCAGAACCTGCGCTACACGCTGATCCCGACGCTGGTGGTGCCGGTGGCGCTGATGGGCACCTTTGCCGTGATGCTGGCCATGGGCTTCTCGGTCAACGTGCTGACCCTGTTCGGCATGGTGCTGGCCATCGGCATCCTGGTCGACGATGCCATCGTGGTGGTGGAAAACGTCGAGCGGATCATGGCCGAGGAAGGCCTGCCGCCGAAAGCGGCCACCCGCAAGGCCATGGGCCAGATCAGCGGCGCGATCGTCGGCATCACCCTGGTGCTGGTGGCGGTGTTCCTGCCCATGGCGTTCATGCCAGGCTCGGTGGGGGTGATCTACCAGCAGTTCTCGCTGTCGATGGCGGTGTCGATCCTGTTCTCGGCATTTCTTGCCCTCAGCCTGACCCCGGCACTGTGCGCCACCTTGCTCAAGCCGGTGGCCAAGGGCGAGCAGCATGAGCGCAAAGGCTTCTTCGGCTGGTTCAACCGCCGCTTCGAGCGCATGAGCAACGGCTACCAGCGCTGGGTAATGCAGGCGCTCAAGCGCAGCGGCCGTTATCTGCTGGTGTACGCGGTGCTGCTGGCGGTGCTCGGCTATGGCTTCAGCCAGCTGCCGACGGCGTTCCTGCCCACCGAAGACCAGGGCTACACCATCACCGACATCCAGCTGCCGCCAGGCGCCAGCCGCATGCGCACCGAACAGGTGGCGGCCCAGATCGAGGCGCACAACGCCGAGGAGCCAGGCGTGGGCAACACCACGCTGATTCTGGGCTTCAGCTTCTCGGGCAGCGGGCAGAACGCGGCACTGGCCTTCACCACGCTCAAGGACTGGTCCGAACGCGGTGCCGACGACAGCGCCCAGTCGATTGCCGACCGTGCCACCCTGGCCTTCACCCAGCTCAAGGATGCCGTGGCGTTCTCCGTGTTGCCGCCACCGATCGATGGCCTGGGCGAGTCGACCGGCTTCGAGTTTCGCCTGCAGGACCGCGGCGGCATGGGCCACGCCGCGCTGATGGCGGCCCGTGACGAGCTACTGGCCAACGCCGGCAAGAGCAAGGTGCTGGCCAACGTACGCGAAGCCTCGCTGGCGGAAAGCCCGCAGATCCAGCTGGAAATCGACCGCCGCCAGGCCAACGCCCTGGGCGTATCGTTCGCCGATATCGGCACGGTGCTGGATGTGGCCGTGGGCTCCAGTTACGTCAACGACTTCCCCAACCAGGGCCGCATGCAGCGGGTGGTGGTGCAGGCCGAAGGCGACCAGCGCAGCCAGGTCGAAGACCTGCTGAAGATCCACGTGCGCAACGACAGCGGCAAGATGGTGCCGTTGGGTGCGTTCGTCCAGGCCAGGTGGGTCAGTGGCCCGGTGCAACTGACCCGCTACAACGGCTATCCGGCGGTGTCGGTTTCCGGCGAACCGGCAGCCGGCTACAGCTCGGGCGAAGCCATGGCCGAGATCGAGCGCCTGGTGGCCCAGCTGCCGGCCGGTTCCGGCCTGGAGTGGACCGGCCTGTCGCTGCAGGAGCGGCTGTCCGGCAGCCAGGCACCACTGCTGATGGCGCTGTCATTGCTGGTGGTGTTCCTGTGCCTGGCGGCGCTGTACGAAAGCTGGTCGATCCCGACCGCAGTGCTGCTGGTGGTGCCGCTTGGCGTACTCGGCGCGGTGCTGGCCGTAACCCTGCGCGGCATGCCCAACGACGTGTTCTTCAAGGTTGGCCTGATCACCCTGATCGGCTTGTCAGCGAAGAATGCCATCCTCATCATCGAGTTCGCCAAGAGCCTGGTCGACCAGGGTGTCGATGCCGTCGACGCGGCCGTACAGGCCGCCCGCCTGCGCCTGCGGCCGATCGTCATGACCTCCCTGGCGTTCATCCTCGGCGTGGTGCCCCTGGCCATCGCCAGCGGCGCCAGCTCGGCCAGCCAGCAGGCGATCGGCACCGGGGTAATCGGCGGCATGCTCAGCGCCACCCTGGCGGTGGTGTTCGTGCCGGTGTTCTTCGTGGTGGTGATGCGGTTGGCAGGCAATGGCAAAGCCGTTACTGCGAGCGAGGCACTCCCCAGCGGGCATTGA
- a CDS encoding efflux RND transporter periplasmic adaptor subunit → MSTTLPQCLRPVALLAFLSLSLAGCGDSAEQDEQAATPQVRVETLQLQPLAISSELSGRILAPRTAEVRARVAGVVLKRVYREGSDVKQGDVLFLIDPAPFKADHDSARAALAKAEATLYQARLQEQRYRELVDDKAVSRQEYDNAKAAFLQADAAVAEARAALERARLNLGYATVTAPISGRIGRALVTEGALVGQNESTPLATIQQLDPIHADVTQSTRELNALRRALRAGELQQVGEGQARATLIQDDGSAYPLPGKLLFSDISVDPSTNQITLRSEFPNPDLDLLPGSYVRVRLEQAVQPQGLSVPQRAILRDSAGVPKVLVVDPQARVSDRQVVLGSAQGDRWIVSEGLAPGERVVVEGLQHVKAGDQVQVDNASGAPPIAQHTGQ, encoded by the coding sequence ATGTCTACTACCCTCCCCCAATGCCTGCGCCCCGTGGCGCTTCTGGCGTTTCTGAGCCTGTCCCTGGCTGGCTGCGGCGACAGCGCCGAGCAAGATGAACAGGCCGCTACCCCGCAAGTACGGGTGGAAACCCTGCAGCTGCAGCCACTGGCCATCAGCAGCGAACTCAGCGGTCGCATCCTGGCGCCGCGCACCGCCGAAGTCCGCGCCCGGGTTGCCGGCGTGGTGCTCAAGCGGGTGTACCGCGAAGGCAGCGATGTCAAGCAGGGCGATGTGCTGTTCCTGATCGACCCGGCACCGTTCAAGGCCGACCATGACAGCGCCCGGGCCGCCCTGGCCAAGGCCGAGGCCACGCTGTACCAGGCCCGTCTGCAAGAGCAGCGCTACCGCGAGCTGGTCGACGACAAGGCCGTCAGCCGCCAGGAATACGACAACGCCAAGGCCGCCTTCCTGCAGGCCGACGCTGCCGTCGCCGAAGCCCGCGCCGCCCTGGAGCGCGCGCGTCTGAACCTGGGCTACGCCACCGTGACCGCGCCGATTTCCGGCCGTATCGGTCGCGCCCTGGTCACCGAAGGTGCGCTGGTCGGGCAGAACGAGAGCACGCCGCTGGCGACCATCCAGCAGCTGGACCCGATCCACGCCGACGTCACCCAGTCGACCCGCGAACTCAACGCCCTGCGCCGTGCCCTGCGGGCGGGCGAGCTGCAGCAGGTTGGCGAGGGCCAGGCCCGCGCCACGCTGATCCAGGATGATGGCAGCGCCTATCCGTTGCCCGGCAAGCTGCTGTTCTCCGACATCAGCGTCGACCCCAGCACCAACCAGATCACCCTGCGCAGCGAGTTCCCCAACCCGGACCTCGACCTGCTGCCCGGCAGCTACGTGCGCGTGCGCCTGGAACAGGCCGTGCAGCCCCAGGGCCTGAGCGTGCCGCAACGCGCCATCCTGCGCGATAGTGCCGGCGTACCCAAGGTGCTGGTGGTCGACCCGCAAGCCCGGGTCAGCGATCGCCAGGTGGTCCTGGGCAGCGCCCAAGGCGACCGCTGGATCGTCAGCGAAGGCCTGGCGCCCGGCGAACGGGTGGTGGTCGAGGGCCTGCAACACGTCAAGGCCGGTGACCAGGTGCAGGTCGACAACGCATCCGGGGCACCGCCCATCGCACAGCACACTGGCCAGTGA
- a CDS encoding response regulator transcription factor — MPNIFLVEDDSALSELIASYLQRNDFHVQVIARGDHVLDEYRRQKPDLVILDLMLPGIDGLQLCRLLRQESQSLPILMLTARDDSHDQVLGLEMGADDYVTKPCEPRVLLARVRTLLRRSSIHEPRLDNELILIGGLRIDLAERTVSWRGEEVELSSGEYNLLVVLARNAGEVMNRDRILQQLRGIEFNGTDRSVDVAISKLRRKFDDNAGEARKIKTVWGKGYLFSRVEWEC, encoded by the coding sequence ATGCCGAACATTTTCCTGGTCGAAGACGACAGCGCCCTGTCCGAGTTGATCGCCAGCTACCTGCAACGCAACGACTTCCATGTCCAGGTGATCGCCCGTGGCGACCACGTGCTGGACGAGTACCGTCGGCAAAAGCCCGACCTGGTCATCCTCGACCTGATGCTGCCGGGCATCGATGGGCTGCAGCTGTGCCGCCTGTTACGCCAGGAATCGCAGAGCCTGCCGATCCTGATGCTGACCGCCCGCGATGACAGCCATGACCAGGTACTGGGCCTGGAGATGGGCGCCGACGACTATGTGACCAAACCCTGCGAGCCGCGCGTGCTACTGGCCCGCGTGCGCACCCTGCTGCGCCGCAGCAGCATCCACGAACCGCGTCTGGACAACGAGCTGATCCTGATCGGCGGCCTGCGCATCGACCTGGCCGAACGCACGGTGAGCTGGCGCGGCGAGGAGGTGGAACTGTCCAGCGGCGAGTACAACCTGCTGGTGGTGCTGGCGCGCAACGCCGGCGAGGTAATGAACCGCGACCGCATCCTTCAGCAGTTGCGCGGCATCGAATTCAATGGCACCGACCGTTCGGTGGACGTGGCCATTTCCAAGCTGCGGCGCAAGTTCGACGACAACGCTGGCGAAGCGCGCAAAATCAAGACCGTATGGGGCAAGGGCTACCTGTTCAGCCGCGTCGAGTGGGAGTGCTGA
- a CDS encoding ATP-binding protein translates to MLKILVRLYLVIIVAYAGALLFIPDTIVGLFQERFMAYNLDQAKGVQALIVRQFRQAPREQWPAVEQELARDFAPLQLQLLRMDQAGLNEAEQARLEHGLHVVRIAEWGYYETVLAPLDKEWLVRLHSPPDPLDINVLSWGVTVLIGAVMLGCLLLWVWPHWRDLERLKETARRLGQGQMAERTHISPHSNIGELAGVFDTMAGDLERHVNQQRELLNAVSHELRTPLTRLDFGLVLLFDEVPPASRKRLLELVGHVRELDELVLELLSYSRLYNADQARERVEVSLLELVDSVLGGFAEELDGRGIKWEVRAEGDLPRFVLDPRLTARAVQNLVRNAMRYCDESLLLRLRREEDGSCLVTVEDDGIGIPVEERERIFQPFYRLDRSRDRNTGGFGLGLAISRRAIEGQGGTLTVAQSALGGAQFRIRLPAA, encoded by the coding sequence ATGCTCAAGATCCTGGTGCGCCTGTACCTGGTCATCATCGTCGCCTATGCCGGCGCGCTGCTGTTCATCCCAGACACCATCGTCGGGCTGTTCCAGGAGCGCTTCATGGCCTACAACCTGGACCAGGCCAAGGGTGTGCAGGCACTGATCGTGCGCCAGTTCCGCCAGGCCCCGCGCGAGCAGTGGCCGGCGGTGGAACAGGAACTGGCCAGGGATTTCGCGCCGCTGCAATTGCAGCTGCTGCGCATGGACCAGGCCGGCTTGAACGAGGCCGAGCAGGCGCGCCTGGAGCATGGCCTGCATGTGGTGCGCATCGCCGAGTGGGGCTACTACGAGACGGTACTGGCACCGCTGGACAAGGAGTGGCTGGTGCGCCTGCACTCGCCCCCCGACCCGCTGGACATCAACGTGCTGTCGTGGGGGGTGACCGTACTGATCGGTGCGGTCATGCTCGGCTGCCTGCTGCTGTGGGTATGGCCGCACTGGCGCGACCTGGAGCGTTTGAAGGAAACCGCCCGGCGCCTGGGCCAGGGGCAGATGGCCGAGCGCACGCACATCTCGCCGCATTCCAACATCGGTGAGCTGGCCGGGGTGTTCGACACCATGGCCGGCGACCTGGAACGCCACGTCAACCAGCAGCGCGAGCTGCTCAATGCGGTGTCGCACGAGTTGCGCACGCCGCTGACCCGGCTGGATTTCGGCCTGGTGCTGCTGTTTGACGAAGTCCCACCGGCCAGCCGCAAACGCCTGCTGGAGCTGGTGGGGCATGTGCGCGAGCTGGATGAACTGGTGCTGGAATTGCTGTCCTATAGCCGCCTGTACAACGCCGACCAGGCGCGCGAGCGGGTCGAGGTGTCGTTGCTGGAGCTGGTCGACAGCGTACTCGGCGGCTTTGCCGAGGAGCTCGATGGCCGCGGCATCAAGTGGGAAGTGCGGGCCGAAGGTGATCTGCCACGGTTTGTCCTCGACCCCAGGCTGACGGCACGGGCGGTGCAGAACCTGGTGCGCAACGCCATGCGTTACTGCGATGAAAGTCTGTTGCTGCGTCTACGCCGCGAAGAGGATGGCAGCTGTCTGGTGACGGTGGAGGATGACGGCATAGGCATTCCGGTAGAAGAGCGCGAGCGGATCTTCCAGCCGTTCTATCGGCTTGACCGTAGCCGCGACCGCAATACTGGCGGGTTTGGCCTGGGGCTGGCGATCAGCCGGCGGGCGATCGAGGGGCAGGGCGGGACCTTGACCGTGGCCCAGTCGGCGCTGGGCGGGGCGCAGTTCCGGATTCGCCTGCCTGCCGCTTGA
- a CDS encoding GGDEF domain-containing protein yields MFKTIEAHVRKQVAPVALRAEFRQHEFESMRPFCLLVFCVSILIWLVFDLIVSFLGGQGLTWLSGLFIALLGCLTLVLRFTRRSQHFDVLNLLFISVITLGMRLVIEGIPVAQRPVWLVLGVSTVLYAVSVLPVRRWSFFCAMLITWVVLNPFYHTRIDADELEGAMLLSYAVFLSGLVIYSYLQMRKAKLHNFYMSKVLLEQAYVDALTEIPNRRSFMTQADRQLRSATSERYLAMIDIDNFKRVNDRFGHDVGDEVLKRVATHIKASMSGFEYARLGGEEFAIFFQGLGQQDVEQRLAGLCQRVREDIAEHPVTVSIGLARVDQGDSLTTALVRADQALYEAKHSGKDRFVLWSARLADSE; encoded by the coding sequence ATGTTCAAGACCATCGAAGCGCATGTACGCAAACAGGTCGCTCCGGTCGCCCTGCGCGCCGAGTTCCGCCAGCACGAATTCGAGTCCATGCGCCCGTTCTGCCTGCTGGTGTTCTGCGTCAGCATCCTGATCTGGCTGGTCTTCGACCTGATCGTCAGCTTCCTCGGCGGCCAGGGCCTCACCTGGCTGTCCGGGCTGTTCATCGCCCTGCTCGGCTGCCTCACCCTGGTGCTGCGGTTCACCCGCCGCAGCCAACACTTCGATGTGCTCAACCTGCTGTTCATCAGCGTGATCACCCTGGGCATGCGCCTGGTGATCGAAGGCATCCCGGTGGCCCAGCGCCCGGTGTGGCTGGTACTCGGCGTGTCCACCGTGCTGTATGCCGTGTCGGTGCTACCGGTCCGGCGCTGGTCGTTCTTCTGCGCCATGCTCATCACCTGGGTGGTGCTCAACCCGTTCTATCACACCCGTATCGACGCGGATGAGCTCGAAGGCGCCATGCTGCTCAGCTACGCGGTGTTCCTCAGCGGCCTGGTGATCTACAGCTACCTGCAGATGCGCAAGGCCAAGCTGCACAATTTCTATATGTCCAAGGTGCTGCTGGAACAGGCCTATGTCGACGCCCTGACCGAAATCCCCAACCGCCGCTCGTTCATGACCCAGGCCGACCGCCAACTGCGCTCGGCCACGTCCGAGCGCTACCTGGCGATGATCGACATCGACAACTTCAAGCGGGTGAATGACCGCTTCGGCCATGATGTCGGCGATGAGGTGCTCAAGCGCGTGGCCACGCATATCAAGGCGAGCATGAGCGGTTTCGAGTATGCACGGCTGGGCGGCGAGGAGTTCGCGATCTTCTTCCAGGGGCTGGGCCAGCAAGACGTCGAGCAACGGCTGGCAGGGTTGTGCCAACGGGTGCGCGAGGACATTGCCGAGCACCCGGTGACCGTCAGTATCGGCCTGGCCCGGGTCGACCAGGGCGACAGCCTGACCACGGCGCTGGTCCGCGCCGACCAGGCGCTGTATGAAGCCAAGCACAGTGGCAAGGACCGCTTTGTGCTGTGGTCGGCCCGGCTGGCGGACAGCGAATAG
- a CDS encoding DUF4434 family protein — protein sequence MRTFLALCLLALCLPASADQRLFYQPLNRDAGVSPSQWQQLWRATVAQGGKTLIVQWSAYGDSDFGGAGGWLANSLHSAQAEGLQLVLGLYLDPAYYQRLDELDGDGLNSYWKAQLGRSLNQYRQLRQTWQLPVAGWYLPMELDDLHFRDAERRDALYGQLQAFKRQLDKPLHISAFSAGKLSPRVNGAWLDQLAGLGLTVWWQDGAGTGRLPALVRQGYEQALPCRVGVVREAFRQVSAPGQAFRAEPAEPQLGGGCHAEAVFDLRYRPWARGVLPEN from the coding sequence ATGCGTACGTTCCTGGCCCTCTGCCTGCTCGCCCTGTGCCTGCCGGCCAGCGCCGACCAGCGCCTGTTCTACCAGCCCCTCAACCGCGACGCCGGCGTCTCCCCCAGCCAATGGCAGCAGCTATGGCGGGCCACCGTGGCCCAGGGCGGCAAGACCCTGATCGTGCAATGGAGCGCCTATGGCGACAGCGATTTCGGCGGTGCCGGCGGCTGGCTGGCCAACAGCCTGCACAGCGCGCAGGCCGAAGGCTTGCAACTGGTACTCGGGCTGTACCTGGACCCGGCCTATTACCAGCGCCTCGATGAACTGGATGGTGACGGCCTGAACAGCTACTGGAAGGCGCAGCTGGGACGTTCGCTCAACCAGTACCGGCAACTGCGCCAGACCTGGCAGTTGCCGGTGGCGGGCTGGTACCTGCCGATGGAGCTGGACGACCTGCATTTTCGTGACGCTGAGCGGCGCGATGCGCTGTATGGCCAGTTGCAAGCCTTCAAGCGCCAGCTCGACAAACCGCTGCACATCAGTGCTTTCAGTGCGGGCAAGCTGTCGCCTCGGGTCAATGGCGCATGGCTGGATCAACTGGCCGGCCTGGGCTTGACTGTGTGGTGGCAGGACGGCGCGGGCACCGGGCGCTTGCCCGCGCTGGTGCGCCAGGGCTATGAGCAGGCCTTGCCGTGTCGGGTGGGCGTGGTGCGCGAAGCGTTCCGCCAGGTAAGCGCGCCAGGGCAGGCGTTCCGCGCCGAGCCCGCCGAACCGCAGTTGGGTGGCGGCTGCCATGCCGAGGCGGTGTTCGACCTGCGTTACCGGCCCTGGGCCCGGGGTGTTCTGCCCGAAAATTGA